Proteins encoded in a region of the Raphanus sativus cultivar WK10039 chromosome 8, ASM80110v3, whole genome shotgun sequence genome:
- the LOC108810798 gene encoding uncharacterized protein LOC108810798 yields the protein MESSSNHMVSLLKIESPTSGWVKPLKDLLKTIDDVSFKIDKRSRTVYIYGKTNPEIILEKIAKAGQKAEIVWSNHQREKPLHNQRGHPMQQYNCPPPPPNWIYYQQPLPYQAYAFPPPYSLQPNPPAALPVPGGFQQKKEEKPAAKSFPPTPPPPKNFTMGDLHPGCGIM from the exons TAATCACATG GTAAGTCTCTTGAAGATTGAGTCTCCTACGTCCGGATGGGTGAAACCCTTGAAAGATTTGCTCAAAACCATTGATG ATGTTAGTTTCAAGATAGACAAACGAAGTAGAACGGTATACATATATGGGAAAACCAATCCAGAAATAATACTTGAAAAGATTGCAAAAGCAGGCCAAAAAGCTGAAATCGTATGGAGCAATCACCAACGCGAGAAACCTCTACACAATCAAAGAGGACATCCGATGCAACAATACAAttgtcctcctcctccaccaaaCTGGATATACTACCAACAACCTCTACCGTATCAAGCTTATGCTTTTCCACCTCCGTATTCACTTCAGCCTAATCCCCCGGCGGCACTACCAGTACCAGGTGGTTTCCAgcagaagaaggaagagaagcCTGCAGCTAAGAGTTTCCCGCCTACGCCACCTCCGCCTAAGAACTTTACTATGGGTGATTTACATCCAGGGTGTGGGATCATGTGA